The following proteins come from a genomic window of Trichoplusia ni isolate ovarian cell line Hi5 chromosome 16, tn1, whole genome shotgun sequence:
- the LOC113502095 gene encoding uncharacterized protein LOC113502095 produces the protein MAEAVEGGAALAWRVLATLEGGSLLLASSALLVYSVRNKITKKTRTWKDIRRVLVTNTTNLLGRAIKTKTGRARLGAIVDAIVIVGAEPKTDGLDGMATLVTEDVYDNLKLLESLSRRVRGGGRLAWACAGAAPRPYSCAGAAFDTVLRASLQHVAKMSQCEPIWVGRCGAR, from the exons ATGGCGGAGGCGGTGGAAGGTGGTGCAGCCCTCGCTTGGCGGGTCCTGGCAACGCTCGAAGGAGGCTCGCTACTCCTGGCGTCTTCTGCTCTCCTGGTATATAGTGTTCGTAACAAGATTACCAAGAAAACTAGAACGTGGAAGGACATACGGCGCGTCTTG GTAACAAACACGACTAACCTATTAGGAAGAGCAATAAAGACCAAAACTGGAAGAGCGAGGCT AGGCGCTATCGTGGATGCGATAGTTATAGTCGGTGCTGAACCCAAGACTGACGGCCTGGATGGCATGGCTACCCTCGTGACGGAAGATGTTTATGACAATTTGAAG CTGCTGGAGTCCCTGTCGCGTCGCGtccgcggcggcgggcggctgGCGTGGgcgtgcgcgggcgcggcgccgcggcCCTACAGCTGCGCCGGCGCGGCCTTCGACACGGTGCTGCGGGCCAGCCTGCAGCATGTGGCCAAAAT GTCTCAGTGTGAGCCCATCTGGGTAGGTCGATGTGGGGCGCGG